The region CGGTATGCTTACAAAAATGCGATACTTCCTCAAATAACAGGACTTGCCACTCAATTAGGGACAGCAGTAGCTGGAACGTTAACTACTGAAATCGTTTTTTCATATCCGGGTATAGGTTATCTACTCATGCAGGGAATATTAAATCAGGATTATTTTCTCGTGCAGGGATGCTTTCTGTTCATAATACTTGGTGTTTTAATTGCCAATTTTCTGGTTGATATCTTTTACGTTGTAATTGATCCAAGAATCAGAAAATCTTACACAGGTGAGGTTTGATTCGATGACAAAAAAAGAATTCGTATATTTTTTCCTCAGAAATAAAAAAGTGATCTTTGCTATATGCACATTGAGTATTTTAAGTATACTGGCAATCTTTGGTCCAAATTTAACCCCATATGACCCGCTGGAGTTTGTGGGAGCACCATACCAGCCACCAAATAAAAATCACTGGCTCGGAACCAATACTTTCGGCCAGGATTTGTTTGCACAGATTGTTTATGGATTGAGAAATTCGCTGATTGTTGGGCTCCTCGGGGGAGGTATTGCTACAGTAATAGGTCTTTGCATTGGATTCATAGCAGGGTATAAAGGTGGATGGTTTGATGAATTTTTGATGATGCTGACTAATATTCTTATGGTAATACCAACCCTCGCATTGTTGATAATAATAGCAGCTTACCTGCCGTACAGGGGCATTTTCATACAGAGCGTGATTATTGGATTGACAGCCTGGCCATGGACTGCCAGGGCAGTGAGAGCACAGACGTTATCTTTGAAAACAAGAGAATTTGTCGATCTTGCGAGAATAACCGGCGTAGGGTCAGTGAAAATTATATTTCAAGAGATAATGCCAAATATGATGTCTTATGTTTTTATGGTCTTTATTCTCCAGTTTGGCGGCGCAATTCTTGCAGCCACAGGGCTGGATTTTATAGGGTTGGGGCCAACAAGAGGTATATCTCTTGGAATAATGATGCAGCAAGCTACATTGTGGAATGCAATCCAGTTAGGAATGTGGTGGTGGGCAATTACACCGGGAGCTCTAATCACTCTTAT is a window of Pseudothermotoga elfii DSM 9442 = NBRC 107921 DNA encoding:
- a CDS encoding ABC transporter permease, yielding MTKKEFVYFFLRNKKVIFAICTLSILSILAIFGPNLTPYDPLEFVGAPYQPPNKNHWLGTNTFGQDLFAQIVYGLRNSLIVGLLGGGIATVIGLCIGFIAGYKGGWFDEFLMMLTNILMVIPTLALLIIIAAYLPYRGIFIQSVIIGLTAWPWTARAVRAQTLSLKTREFVDLARITGVGSVKIIFQEIMPNMMSYVFMVFILQFGGAILAATGLDFIGLGPTRGISLGIMMQQATLWNAIQLGMWWWAITPGALITLIVATLYIMNTGLDEIFNPKLREM